From a single Raphanus sativus cultivar WK10039 chromosome 3, ASM80110v3, whole genome shotgun sequence genomic region:
- the LOC108846534 gene encoding jasmonate-induced oxygenase 4-like gives MVTSWPEPIVSVQTLSQAGVSTVPNQYVKPAHQRPAYNSDQSGLDMEIPVLDMSAVWRNPEGLKRVRKACEEWGFFQVVNHGVDHGLMERVRGAWREFFDLPVEEKRKYANSPDTYEGYGSRIGVVKEAKLDWSDYFFLNYLPSSIRNPSKWPSQPRKIRELIEEYGEEVRKLCERLVETLSESLGLEPNHLMKAFGGVDKVGASLRTNFYPKCPQPHLTLGLSSHSDPGGITIVLSDDNVAGLQVRRGDCWVTVKSVPNALIVNIGDQVQILSNGIYKSVEHQVIVNSSMDRVSLALFYNPRSDIPIGPVEELLTENRPALYKPIRFDEYRLMIRQKGPSGKNQVDSLLAST, from the exons atggttACAAGCTGGCCTGAGCCCATTGTTTCAGTTCAAACCTTGTCCCAAGCCGGCGTATCCACCGTCCCAAACCAGTATGTGAAACCCGCCCATCAGAGACCGGCCTACAACTCCGATCAATCCGGTCTTGACATGGAAATCCCCGTGCTAGACATGAGCGCCGTGTGGAGGAACCCGGAGGGGCTGAAGCGAGTGAGGAAAGCGTGTGAGGAGTGGGGTTTCTTCCAAGTGGTGAACCATGGTGTAGACCACGGGCTGATGGAGAGGGTGAGAGGAGCCTGGCGAGAGTTCTTTGATTTACCAGTAGAGGAGAAACGAAAGTACGCAAACTCACCCGACACGTACGAAGGCTATGGAAGCAGGATTGGAGTTGTGAAAGAGGCTAAATTGGATTGGAGTGACTATTTCTTCCTCAATTACTTGCCATCTTCCATAAGAAACCCTTCCAAGTGGCCATCCCAGCCACGTAAGATAAG AGAATTGATTGAAGAGTACGGAGAAGAAGTGAGAAAACTGTGTGAGAGGTTGGTGGAGACACTGTCAGAGAGTTTAGGTTTAGAACCAAACCATCTCATGAAGGCCTTTGGAGGAGTAGACAAAGTCGGGGCTAGTCTAAGGACAAATTTCTACCCAAAATGCCCTCAGCCGCACCTCACTTTAGGTCTTTCTTCTCATTCTGATCCTGGTGGCATCACCATTGTCCTCTCCGACGACAATGTCGCCGGCCTCCAGGTCCGACGTGGTGACTGCTGGGTTACTGTTAAATCTGTCCCGAATGCCTTGATCGTTAACATTGGGGATCAGGTTCAG ATACTTAGCAATGGAATTTACAAAAGCGTGGAGCATCAGGTGATCGTTAATTCCAGTATGGATCGAGTCTCCTTGGCACTCTTCTACAACCCGAGAAGTGATATTCCGATCGGACCAGTAGAAGAACTCTTAACCGAGAACCGACCTGCTCTTTATAAACCGATCAGGTTCGACGAGTATCGTCTTATGATTAGGCAAAAGGGTCCTAGTGGGAAGAATCAAGTCGATTCATTGTTAGCAAGCACATGA